The nucleotide sequence GGAGTAAAACTGCTTTTGACCATTACTGCGAAATGCATTTTGCCTTTCTGCCTAGCAAAAAAGCAATATCATCTAATCTCACAAGTTCCCAGTGAGCCAAACACAAGATACTGTCCCTTGAATTCTTCCTGAGACCAACAAAGGCTTTCCATTATTTACAAATCAAAAGCATTTAGAGAcaatcatctttatttttttttatttaaaacaaggaaTGCCCTGTCACtattatataagaaaaaatatacatccACCTATTTATACCCATCCTAATCcaagcattcaaaaaaaaatataattcctaTTCATGCAGATAATTGCTgcacaataaaataataataaaataataataatatttttataaataaaataaaaacaacaaaatacactCTCTAGTTCCAACAATTCTCCCaattgctcttaaaaaaaaattccacttGCAAGTTGTTGGAACAGTTTCAAATGATGAAAGTAAATATAGTTAAATCAACAGGATTACTTGCTTTTGATTATTAATTCCATTGCtagtttttcttgtgtttttattatGCATACCAGTTTTACAAAGtgcatgctttattttattttttttaaattttgaactGGCAAGCTAAAATGATCCATCGTTTCCTGCCTTTTTGTAATGTTAATACAATCTAAAACCTAGcattaaaaaaagttatcaTGATACACCTGGTATATTGACTGCTTATGGCGCATGCTTGTCTTggcaaaaaaggaaacaaattggctcccctccccacctccccgtTCTTTTTGGAAGCAATCTAAAAAGTTAAAAGCAGGCTGGAACACAATTgcctcaagggaaaaaaaaataatacctgATGCTTTAATTTTGTCACATGGCACTAGTTGTGGAATTGCACGCGCACACACCCACCCACACGCACCCAACACGCACGCAAGCACGCACGCTGCAACCTGCTCGTGAGGAAAATAGTTTATTAGGTCAGGAGTGCCAGTGGCACATGAAGGCTCCCAGCTGTGTGTGCAACTTTGGATTTGGTACCAACTTCACGTCACCTTGAATCCTCTGACATCCACCGAGGGGGTAATGTAAGGCATACTTTGCTGGAACAGTAATAATCCATGCTTCATGCTCAAGAGCTGAGTCTCAGAGGAGGACTGGCTTTCTCTACTCCCTTCGGCCTCGCTCCGTCTCActcaaggaaaacaacaaaacaaacaaaaaaaaacacaacaaaacaaaacaacagagaagaactggggaaaacaaggaaagcaaaagaagacAAATCACTTTAAATGGACTTTCGCCTTCTCATCAGCCTGTGGTTATCTGTAAAGCTGTGCAACCCAGGTGAGATGGAGCTGACAGGAGATGGGAAAAGGctgttttttaatgtgcttgGCGAGATCTCCTCTATCTTGTAAGAGATGGAGTGAAAGTACTGGGGGTTCAGCTTCGAGCTGAACGAATTTTGGTGGGACACCACCCGGCTGGTGTACTCGTGGGACCTGTAACACATGCAGGAGCAAACTGACTGAAGGTCTGTTACTTCGGCCTTGTACCGCGGCCGACCATGCTGGGAGTCCTCTTGGATGTGGATAATCATGCTGTTGCGGTTCCCTGCCAGGGACGCCCGTTCCTCGGCATCCCGCCTCTCGTCCTCGCTGTTCATGGTTAAGAACCTGAGAACAACCAGATTTAGAAATGCCCCAATGACTGTCAACCCCACTAGAATGTACATAAAGCTAAAAGCCACGTAGAGAGGCTTCTTTTGAAGGGCCCCTTTGGTCTGCAGGGCCACATAGTCTCCAAAACCTATCGTAGTCAATGTTATAAAGCAGTAATAGTAAGCATGGAAAAAGCTCCATTCCTCATACTGGGAAAAGGCTGCTGCTCCAATGCAGAGTGTCCCCATGCAGGAGAAGAAACCCACAGTGACCATGTTTTCCATGGAGACCTCAGTGCTCCTCATCCCACAGCACTTTTTGATGCGTTTCAAGAGGTACTTGACGAAGGTGTTCATGCGCTCGCCCAAGCTCTGGAACATGACGAGTGTCAGTGGGATCCCCAGGACAGCGTAGAACATGCAAAAGGCCTTCCCTGCATCCGTTCCTGGGGCAGCATGTCCGTAACCTGGCAGGGGGAACGAAAAGACAGGAGAGTCAGCAAGGCAGGTGGTTACCACAGCTCCCTTTCCACACAGGCCACGTGAATCGCGGTGATTCCCAAGTTGCGGCCAGATCCAAGGCTCCAATAGCTACAAGGACATCGCAGTCACAGGATCTTCCAATCTCCTTGCTCACATCCTGTATTTGAAGGAAATATGACAAAACAACTGAGTTGTACACACAggactgagaaaaacaaaagaacgAGCAATCCATATTACTTCAAATAGCCGCAAACTCCTAAACATTGCTTTCATTTGCTGAAGAAATTTCATGTCCATCCTGCATCACTTGAGGTAGTGGAAACTTTAGAAATAGGTGGCCTCCTCCACAACATTTTTGAGAGGAGTTGGTGTAGCCCTGTCCCAAAACCAGAGTACACCAATGGCATCTAAATTCTGTGTCTGCTGGCAACAAGGAGTTAACAACGTCCACAGAAACACTGATGAATGgaagtctttttaaaattgtcttttttacAGAATAAACCTTTCCTATAGGCACCCTTCTGAAGGCCACTCACTGCTGAAACACCATGGGATTTTAGGGGTTTAATACCTGCTGTAACTTTAATAGCTGAAGAGTAAAGAACTTACCAGCTTCTCTTACagttttacagctttttcaGCCAGTCTGGGAAAGACACTTTTGCCACGGTGCTAAACTAATCCAGGACAAAGGATGTAGCATGTTTCATAGCATAGCTTACAGAAGTAAAATCACAGCTAAACCTTCATTCTAAATCAAACAAGTGTAGGGGTTTCTATTTCAAAACgttaatttcaatttttcacATGACACTGCTTTAGAAATCTACATTTCTTACAGCTAAGATTGCAAGCGACAGTACCAAAGTCTCCAAAATAGGATGTCTGCAAGTCACCCGGCCATGATATGCATTCACCGTGTGGGTAGCACTATCTAGGCTCCCCTTAAAGTCGATGAATAGAAATCTTCACTTCCCAAGTGCAGTACACCTCATCTACACCTAGATATCTAAAACAGGTCACTAAGTTATTCTCAGGAGCCACATATTTCTCTGCAGTGATTATAACAGAAATCTCAGGACTGACCTCAGTTCAAGATTCATATGCATAAATCTAGGTATCTACGTGTGTGCTAGGTGTCCAAGCTCCCTTTATAGTCAACAaagatttaatgaaaacagGCAGTAGTGAGTTATTTAACTGCCATTCCAGCATCTGTCTACCTTATGTTGAGCTGAAATGACAGTACTGACTGCTCCATTGACTATTTACTAGGTCCCCGTTAGACTGACGAGGTATCTGCTGACTACAGAAGAATTTAGACATCTACTGCACAGGTAGACAACTACATGGAAACAGCCAAATGTGGGCACCTTAGTCACGAGTAGAGCTTCACCTTCAGTGACCAGCATCAATTCAAGGTGCCTGCATTGTAGACACTGAAGGCTTAAATCCAGGTAGAGGCATCTAACTTCGTTTGAGACCCCTGAGTTCGCAGGATATTTATATAGGGCTAGTGAAGGAAACGCAGGACATACAGCAGTCCCACGCCACTATAGATCAGAAGCTGGAGGCCAGACTTCACCTGAGATACTGCTGTGCCAGACCAGGTGAGCTTGACCACTCTGTGAAGACCATTCCCCTCAtgctgccccagctctgcacaTCACTGCTAGGCTCAGGTTATGGACCTGCTGATCTGAAGCTGCCAAATCCTTTTTTTGCACCCCCTTGACACTACCTACCTCCCCGACCTCCTGCGGCAACAGATTCCAGAAGTGCACTCTCTTCTGTgtaagaaagtatttttaattttaagcagaTCTCCTTGTTTCAGCTAGTGCTCCATTGCCCCAGGGCCTGACGACTTCAGCTAACCCCAGCTGTATCCCTGACCTCAGTTTTCGCCTGTCTGAAGATGAGGTGCAGAGACCAGAACTCCACAAAACCCTCAGGACATGGGCACACCACAAAGTCCGCAGTTTTGCTAGAACACCAGACAACcttcacaaagaaaagcaacaacaagacaaagaaaataagatgaatgAACCAGCAAGAATGCCCTCCAAAAAACTCTACTTACTTCCTAAGCTCAGATGCTAGTTGTTGGCAAATGGATAGGATGTAAGCACTGgtttgaaaaggaaatacataaatcaaaaaagaaagttattttcagcttacaaaataaatacattcacCTGTTCTATTGAGGAAGGTACCctgtttattacaaaaaaaaaaaaaaaaaaagcagtttccaaATAACCTGCAAGGGGAAGTGTCTTCCATAGACTGATGCTGGATTTGTTCCACCTGACTGTCCCTCAATAAAGGCTATAATTGCCTCTCATTACTAAGATCAGCTTTTGAACTACAGGGGTGTTAATTAAACCAGGGACATCTTCCCATTTTATAGCTTTAGTTACAGCTgataaagagaaggaaagtttcagaaaatgtgattttccaGATGGTTACAGAGATGGCAGTTGGTGGAAACAGCTTTCACTTTGGGTTCTAAAGAAAAGGGCTGGGGTGAAAAAAGACTTCTTTTGATATCATTATATCCCTCTTACTAAAGATATCCACAGAGACAGTTTAGGGAGAttataaaacattaatattatATGCTTAGACACTATCTCACAATTGAATTTCTAAGATTCGTCACAGACTTTGTAATTAACTCAAACTCAGTTCTCATGAGATAGGACTATACTCATATCCCTGTTTTACAGATAGCAAAGCACAGACACAGGCAGGCTATAATTTTTCTCTAATTCACATAAGTAGACAAAAAATCCAGAAATTCAGATTTCTATTCTGCCCTGTGTCATACTCAGTTACCACAATATCAGGTACATGCCTTTTACCATATTTTGACCATG is from Anser cygnoides isolate HZ-2024a breed goose chromosome 2, Taihu_goose_T2T_genome, whole genome shotgun sequence and encodes:
- the KCNK9 gene encoding potassium channel subfamily K member 9 translates to MALRTGTAWFGQVLRRVSRLQGTWSRRSSSLLCLSSGQEPEHKLPPSSGGGGRRRLPRQLSPGCCCCCCGCCGLSDPRAARGGHGPLTRPLLAAMKRQNVRTLSLIICTFTYLLVGAAVFDALESDNEMREEEKLKAEEIRLKGKYNITSEDYRQLELVIMQSEPHRAGVQWKFAGSFYFAITVITTIGYGHAAPGTDAGKAFCMFYAVLGIPLTLVMFQSLGERMNTFVKYLLKRIKKCCGMRSTEVSMENMVTVGFFSCMGTLCIGAAAFSQYEEWSFFHAYYYCFITLTTIGFGDYVALQTKGALQKKPLYVAFSFMYILVGLTVIGAFLNLVVLRFLTMNSEDERRDAEERASLAGNRNSMIIHIQEDSQHGRPRYKAEVTDLQSVCSCMCYRSHEYTSRVVSHQNSFSSKLNPQYFHSISYKIEEISPSTLKNSLFPSPVSSISPGLHSFTDNHRLMRRRKSI